A genomic stretch from Aerococcaceae bacterium zg-1292 includes:
- a CDS encoding phage portal protein, with protein sequence MTDLSDAILAIIGNIQLPVDIDNAEKQIEYMKKMRKARMMHIVPPIDQEGRESGTVDAKYLYKQYDVQGTEAYKDRLTNDIHKFTNMPDMTDMNFGGNQSGEAMKWKMFGLYQERVTTQALLEAGLKRRYRLLASIGSVLREINDFDISKLKITFTPNLPKSLQEKINAFKDLNGTVSNETAMRLTDIVDDVSAEMERLNAQDLNTGSLMQTIERQQRLADIDLLNGDDNG encoded by the coding sequence ATGACGGATTTATCGGATGCTATTTTAGCGATTATTGGTAACATTCAATTGCCTGTAGATATTGATAATGCAGAGAAACAAATCGAATACATGAAGAAAATGCGCAAGGCTAGAATGATGCATATTGTACCACCGATTGACCAAGAGGGGCGAGAGTCTGGTACAGTAGACGCCAAGTATTTGTATAAACAGTACGATGTTCAAGGAACTGAAGCGTATAAAGATAGATTGACGAATGATATTCATAAGTTTACCAATATGCCAGATATGACCGATATGAACTTTGGTGGCAATCAGTCAGGTGAAGCAATGAAATGGAAGATGTTTGGCTTATACCAAGAACGAGTAACGACCCAAGCGTTGCTTGAAGCAGGTTTAAAACGACGTTATCGTTTGCTTGCAAGCATTGGTAGTGTGTTGCGTGAAATCAATGATTTTGATATTAGCAAGCTGAAAATCACATTTACGCCTAACTTACCTAAGTCACTTCAAGAGAAGATTAATGCTTTCAAAGACTTGAATGGGACTGTATCCAATGAAACAGCGATGCGTTTAACAGATATTGTGGATGATGTATCGGCTGAAATGGAGCGGTTAAATGCGCAAGATTTGAATACGGGTAGTTTGATGCAGACAATTGAACGCCAACAACGTTTAGCTGATATTGATTTGCTTAATGGTGATGACAATGGTTAA
- a CDS encoding type II toxin-antitoxin system HicA family toxin, whose protein sequence is MPMTPKEMINLLLKNGFIMLNKYGSHQKMFHPDKNITTIIPMHNKDLGKGLEHAILKQTGLK, encoded by the coding sequence ATGCCGATGACCCCAAAGGAAATGATTAATTTACTATTAAAGAACGGCTTCATCATGCTAAATAAATATGGAAGTCATCAAAAGATGTTCCACCCTGACAAAAATATTACCACTATCATACCCATGCATAATAAAGACTTAGGCAAAGGGCTAGAACACGCCATACTGAAGCAAACAGGTCTTAAATGA
- a CDS encoding type II toxin-antitoxin system HicB family antitoxin codes for MLIYPATFEKDEKYILVRFPDIPEAVTQGETLEEAYEMAQEVLGIALEDKDVFPEASSLSDIQKQFPNAMVSLVGIDLIAYRRKYHSKSVRKNVTIPEWISNLAQSEGINFSQTLTEALKEKLGIV; via the coding sequence TTGTTAATTTATCCAGCAACATTTGAAAAAGACGAAAAGTACATCCTTGTTCGATTTCCTGACATTCCAGAAGCGGTGACGCAAGGAGAAACACTGGAAGAAGCATATGAAATGGCACAAGAAGTACTAGGTATCGCTCTTGAAGATAAAGACGTATTTCCTGAAGCAAGTTCCCTATCTGATATTCAAAAACAATTTCCAAATGCAATGGTGTCACTAGTGGGAATCGATTTAATCGCCTATCGACGTAAATACCATTCAAAATCTGTCAGAAAAAACGTAACAATCCCTGAATGGATTAGCAATCTTGCCCAATCCGAGGGTATCAACTTCTCTCAAACACTCACTGAAGCTTTAAAAGAAAAGTTAGGAATAGTTTAA
- a CDS encoding site-specific integrase, protein MVKTNLQDVYIDNNGNFYYEVSLGNDKITGKRIKKKSRKNFKGQKFSSAKEAYAEAIRVKNDYLQSNGYSNYDMTYEQFMKTTYLPFYQSEVNEQTYSTRQSAIHLVIKRFGRKKLKDISVLDVQNFRTWLLSKNGGNYSQAYASLIFGLFRKTLEFAVSMQFLEVNVSNRVTAIPKGKTHSKYWTKQDFEEVIRHIYIDDFYEHLCFVLLWLYFCTGLRVNEGTALWWNNVDFEKKKLTVNHMLIIKNKSEWIRQNHTKTDSGLRTISLDDDTITVLKEWKERQSSLGKVNFILSYDGNPMLKSTISRIIKRYAKLANVPEIQAKELRHSHASYLINELNASVLIVSKRLGHSSPEITLKHYAHLWAGVDKELADEMTGLISVKHANKTMVQFNGNQAVSKKSPKLSPN, encoded by the coding sequence ATGGTAAAGACAAATTTACAAGATGTATACATTGATAATAACGGAAACTTTTATTATGAAGTAAGCCTTGGAAACGATAAAATTACTGGAAAACGTATTAAGAAAAAGTCCCGTAAAAATTTTAAGGGACAAAAGTTTTCATCTGCAAAAGAAGCATATGCAGAGGCTATTAGAGTTAAAAATGACTATCTACAATCTAATGGCTATTCAAATTATGACATGACATATGAGCAATTTATGAAAACAACCTATTTACCATTTTATCAATCAGAAGTAAATGAGCAGACCTACTCCACACGCCAGTCAGCAATCCATTTAGTTATAAAAAGGTTTGGTAGAAAGAAACTAAAGGATATTTCGGTTTTGGATGTACAAAATTTCAGAACATGGCTTTTATCAAAAAATGGTGGAAATTACTCACAAGCCTATGCTAGTTTGATATTTGGACTGTTTCGTAAAACATTGGAATTTGCTGTAAGTATGCAATTTTTAGAAGTAAATGTGTCAAACAGAGTAACAGCGATTCCAAAGGGGAAGACTCACTCTAAATATTGGACAAAACAAGATTTTGAAGAAGTAATCAGACATATCTATATTGATGATTTCTATGAACATCTATGTTTTGTTTTATTATGGCTCTATTTTTGCACAGGATTACGTGTAAATGAAGGTACTGCTTTGTGGTGGAATAACGTTGATTTTGAGAAAAAAAAGCTCACGGTTAATCATATGCTGATTATTAAAAATAAGTCAGAATGGATTCGCCAAAATCATACTAAAACTGATTCTGGTTTACGAACAATCTCACTAGATGATGATACTATTACTGTACTTAAGGAATGGAAGGAACGTCAATCTAGTTTGGGGAAAGTAAATTTCATTCTTAGCTATGACGGAAACCCTATGCTGAAATCAACAATATCAAGGATAATCAAACGATACGCAAAATTAGCAAATGTACCAGAGATACAAGCTAAAGAACTTAGACATTCTCACGCTTCCTATCTTATCAATGAATTAAATGCTTCGGTCCTTATTGTTTCAAAGCGATTAGGACATTCATCTCCTGAAATTACTTTGAAACACTATGCTCATTTATGGGCAGGGGTCGATAAAGAACTAGCCGATGAAATGACTGGTTTAATTTCAGTTAAACACGCAAACAAAACCATGGTGCAATTTAATGGCAACCAAGCAGTATCGAAAAAGTCGCCAAAATTGTCGCCAAATTAA
- a CDS encoding DUF3173 domain-containing protein translates to MNNITVTYKDLVALGYPKATAQQIIRQVKLNMVQQGYTLYDNRRLGRVPSTAVEKVLGCKLHD, encoded by the coding sequence ATGAATAATATTACAGTGACGTATAAAGATCTAGTTGCATTAGGTTATCCTAAAGCAACAGCACAACAAATTATTCGACAAGTAAAGCTGAATATGGTACAACAAGGGTATACTTTATACGATAATAGACGGCTTGGAAGAGTCCCGTCTACTGCCGTTGAAAAGGTTCTTGGTTGTAAGTTACATGACTAG
- a CDS encoding AAA family ATPase, translating to MAKKEANLTTIVIVQQLKEEYWLSSDYVEAIQQAKKGNCRTLLEIIVKKLEENNIIVSEAYIIKHDKDKVSVWNSEKLTIIVEDKAEHVHVLLKFEKGASLNKIAVAIEVETQYLEKLKSGRYGYDNCLAYLVHAKDETKHQYQPEEVTTLRGEDYTSIYHRSMENWVKGRATKKAKETSYSIDWLVEQILAGQITKTNILLTDEFYSIYGQHKRKINEALDSAGERKSYQTIAELEAGKFKKTTFFINARSGAGKTQYGKKLIRLLQEIALKFGQKWDFCVTASTNAFDEYNGQDILFLDDMKGESLMVSDWLKLLDPYMISPISARYHNKMGSAKVIIITNTQEPVDFFEHAKGIFREDIGQFVRRIDYLIEINDKFHLSIPRKNMWDQNTKISSYDRDSYTFKFFEINQCNINEATDILVKTVIRNMKWNKSKKVIDASDQTNNDNPTFKQQK from the coding sequence ATGGCTAAAAAAGAGGCTAATCTCACAACCATTGTGATAGTACAACAGTTAAAAGAAGAATATTGGTTATCTTCAGATTACGTAGAAGCGATTCAACAGGCAAAAAAAGGAAATTGTCGAACACTATTGGAAATTATTGTTAAAAAGTTAGAGGAAAATAATATTATTGTCAGTGAAGCGTACATTATCAAACACGATAAAGATAAAGTATCTGTTTGGAACTCAGAAAAATTGACAATTATTGTGGAAGATAAAGCTGAGCACGTTCATGTACTGTTAAAATTCGAAAAAGGTGCGTCTTTGAATAAAATTGCAGTAGCTATTGAAGTGGAAACTCAATATTTGGAAAAATTAAAATCGGGTCGCTACGGTTATGATAACTGTTTAGCTTATTTAGTTCATGCAAAAGACGAAACTAAACATCAATATCAGCCAGAAGAAGTTACAACTTTGCGTGGAGAAGACTATACAAGCATTTATCATCGAAGTATGGAAAACTGGGTAAAGGGACGTGCAACAAAAAAAGCAAAGGAAACGAGTTATAGCATTGATTGGCTTGTTGAACAAATATTGGCTGGACAAATTACAAAAACTAATATTTTACTAACTGATGAGTTTTATTCAATTTATGGACAACATAAACGAAAAATTAATGAAGCTCTGGACTCTGCTGGAGAACGTAAAAGTTATCAAACAATTGCTGAACTTGAAGCAGGGAAATTTAAAAAGACGACTTTTTTTATTAATGCCAGAAGTGGTGCAGGGAAAACTCAATATGGAAAAAAACTAATTCGTTTATTGCAGGAAATTGCACTTAAATTCGGTCAAAAATGGGATTTTTGTGTAACAGCTTCTACTAATGCTTTTGATGAATATAATGGGCAAGATATCTTATTTCTTGATGATATGAAAGGCGAGAGTTTAATGGTTTCAGATTGGCTGAAACTACTTGACCCGTATATGATTAGTCCTATTTCGGCTCGTTATCACAATAAAATGGGTTCAGCGAAAGTTATCATTATAACGAATACTCAGGAACCTGTGGATTTCTTTGAACATGCAAAAGGCATTTTTAGAGAAGATATTGGACAATTTGTACGTCGAATTGATTATCTTATTGAGATAAATGATAAGTTTCATTTGTCAATCCCTCGCAAGAATATGTGGGATCAAAATACTAAAATTTCTAGTTATGACCGTGACAGTTATACTTTTAAATTTTTTGAAATCAATCAATGCAATATTAATGAAGCAACTGACATACTAGTAAAAACAGTTATTCGAAATATGAAATGGAACAAATCGAAAAAGGTTATCGATGCCAGCGACCAAACTAACAACGATAACCCAACCTTTAAACAACAAAAATAG
- a CDS encoding cell division protein FtsK yields the protein MNNRRYRRIELTHGSQVQGYQVSLIVFAVSAAITVLLFFICNSISILAPVFSSPLLFCYLLDIFSFISLIFLLSKREEVSTLSIPTMSIDATKLAIRLRRLFNDKQIIDVLKLSNSTRYGNEMPEIVVWVDDDLSNGYIAIENIANWERANREHFEQRVSGILSGKYQHFAVVNSELVAGDSFIIFNFEDTLTSQRLFLNDNTDSLKKFITEDKHAIRLSRDLVWHSDITPMLSIIARTRSGKSVLAGRYIAKLMLLQGWIVEYNSAKYDRYVKEYNGQSDPIKIVERAEHWCSVMDKRLDEINEAGKEKYLDMEDMTDIGLFFDELGNLNASLESLDKVDKSLKLTSRWTTAINRLSATGGAAGIHIIAISQFATKEGFLPSLARVNCSDAVIMLGGAADSADERKYLMSGFADMPKRSYDKGQGVARIIGSGKKWEVPHFFETPWFHSLN from the coding sequence ATGAATAATCGTAGATATCGAAGAATCGAATTAACTCATGGTTCTCAAGTGCAAGGCTATCAAGTTTCTTTGATAGTCTTTGCTGTTTCAGCTGCTATTACAGTTTTGTTATTCTTCATATGTAATTCAATATCGATTTTAGCTCCTGTTTTTTCCTCCCCATTACTGTTTTGTTATTTACTAGATATTTTCAGTTTTATATCACTAATATTTTTATTGTCAAAACGTGAGGAAGTTTCAACACTTTCCATTCCTACAATGTCTATAGACGCTACAAAATTAGCTATTAGACTACGACGACTATTTAATGATAAGCAAATTATCGATGTGCTTAAGTTGTCAAACTCGACACGCTACGGCAATGAAATGCCAGAAATTGTCGTTTGGGTTGATGATGACTTATCAAACGGCTATATCGCTATTGAAAACATTGCTAATTGGGAGCGTGCGAATCGTGAACACTTTGAACAAAGGGTTTCGGGAATATTGTCAGGGAAATATCAACATTTCGCTGTTGTGAATTCCGAATTAGTGGCAGGAGACAGTTTCATCATTTTCAATTTTGAAGATACTCTCACTTCACAAAGACTATTTCTTAACGATAATACTGATTCATTAAAGAAATTTATTACTGAAGATAAACATGCTATTCGTTTGTCTAGAGATTTAGTTTGGCATTCCGACATAACTCCCATGCTCAGTATTATCGCTCGAACTAGGTCAGGAAAATCAGTTCTAGCTGGACGATACATTGCTAAATTAATGTTGTTACAAGGTTGGATAGTAGAATATAATTCGGCAAAATATGACCGTTATGTTAAGGAATATAACGGACAATCAGACCCTATTAAGATTGTAGAGCGTGCTGAACACTGGTGTTCAGTCATGGATAAGCGACTAGATGAAATCAATGAAGCTGGTAAAGAAAAGTATCTTGACATGGAAGATATGACAGACATTGGATTATTTTTTGATGAATTAGGCAATCTAAATGCTTCACTTGAATCACTGGATAAAGTTGATAAATCATTGAAGCTCACATCAAGGTGGACAACTGCTATCAATCGATTATCAGCTACTGGTGGTGCAGCCGGTATTCACATTATTGCTATTTCACAGTTTGCTACAAAAGAGGGTTTTCTCCCCTCACTCGCTCGTGTGAACTGCTCTGACGCAGTAATAATGCTTGGTGGTGCAGCCGATTCTGCTGACGAACGAAAATATTTAATGAGTGGTTTTGCTGATATGCCTAAGCGTAGCTACGATAAAGGTCAAGGGGTAGCACGCATTATCGGTTCTGGTAAAAAGTGGGAAGTGCCACACTTTTTTGAAACACCTTGGTTTCATTCTCTGAATTGA